The genomic region TATCTTGCCTTTCTCCAACAAACTGTTCATGGCTCATTCTCCTCGGGGCCAACATTCGACATTCAAATCTGTCGTCTCCAATTCTTATTTCTCCCCACCCTTCGAAGGGTCAGGCTTGAGATTGGGTCCCATACGGTTTGCATTATGCTTTCCCGTGAAATGGGGACGGCGGTCCATTTTCCACCACGGTGCTCGGATAATTACATCTTTGAATTCCGCCACTTGGGTGGTGGCGAGCGGTGCGAGATAGGGGACACCAAAGGATCGCAACGTGCACAAGTGAACAACGATGAAAATGAGACCGAGAATGATCCCGACAAGCCCCATGCTTCCTGCCAACACCATGATCGGAAAGCGTAGCAATCGAAAGGCGATTCCGGTGGTGTAGCGCGGGGTCGCAAAAGAGGCGATTCCCGTGATGGCCACCACCATCACCATCGGAGAGGAGACCAAACCGGCCGAAACCGCCGCTTGCCCGATCACCAGCGCCCCGACGATGCTGACAGCTGCTCCCACCTGTTTGGGCAATCGGATACCCGCTTCACGAAGAATTTCAAACATAATCTCCATCAGCAACGCTTCTACCAATGCAGGAAAGGGCACTCGGTCCCTTGACGACGCGATGGTAACCAGCAACGAAGTGGGGATCAATTCCTGATGATAACTGATCACGGCCACATACAGGGAAGGGAGCAGGAGGGAAAGACCGACAAACAAATACCGTAACCAACGGATAGCAGTACCGATGATAAAACGTTGGTAATAATCCTCGGGCGATTGCATCAGCGTGGCCAATGTCGCCGGCACAACGATGGCAAAAGGGGTACCTTCCATCAAAATGGCCACCCTCCCCTCTAGCAAATTGGCAGCCACAATATCAACTCGCTCCGTATTGATCACTTGGGGAAAGGGAGAGTAGGGATTGTCTTCGATAAATTCTTCAAGATAACCGCTCTCCAGCACCCCGTCGATATCAATCCGCTGTAACCGGTTGAAGACTTCCTCCACCAAGGTGGAATCGACGTTCTCTTGGATGTAGGCGACGACCACCTTTGTCCGGGTTTGACGCCCGATACTTATTGCTTTCATCTTCAGCCCTGGATTCCGGATTCTTCGGCGGATCAAAGACGAATTGACAGTCAGCGTTTCGGTGAACCCTTCTCGTGGCCCCCGGATGATCGTTTCGGCCGTCGGTTCTTCGACTGCCCGTTTGTCCCATTTTTGCAAACCGAAAAACAACGCCCGCGCTTCCCCGTCGATCAACAATACCGGTTCCCCTGTCGACAGATGTTCGACGCACTCGTCGCGCGTATGACCCTCACCCATATCGACAACCGGAATGAGCTTGTTTTTCAGGGACGTGAATAGGGAATCCGACCCCGCCTCATGCTCTTGCATCAGTGGTTCCAAAATATGCTCGTGGATCTCCTCAACGTTGCTCAAACCCACAATATAAATGAGCGCAGCGTTTCTTTTTCCCCCGATGAGAAAAGAACGGATGGTCACGTCGAAGCTGTCGGCATAAATGGAGCGGAAGAAGTCCAGATTTTCCTCCAAATCCGTGGAGAGAATGGAACCATCATGACGCAACGCTTCGTGGTTCGTCTGGCCCTTTTCCGATCGCCTTTTCTTTTTTCGAGTCCACGGACGCACCCTCATCGTTTTTCTCCCTTTCGGTAAATCGTGCCATATTTTATGGTTAATATGGCTCACCAAGCAGAAGTTTATCCCCCTCGGGTGTCGTCGAGAGATATCGATTTTGATCCCATTTGGTTCGGTGTTCTCCATTGCCACCCCGTTATATTTATGAGTGATATTAGTAATTTTTTTAATTATTTACCTATATTTAGAAGAAATAATGGAGTATATATGACGTTTTCTCTTGAAAAGGGGAGGAATTTGCAGAAAGTGATAGAATATTGATGTACCCAGAATCAAGGAGGTTCTTCCATTGAAAAGGATTTCGTTTGCCCTCATCACTATTCTACTGACCGTTAGCTTCGTTTTCGCCGGAACTCCCGGCGTGCATGCACTGTCGCTGTCGTCCGCTCCCACGGATGCACAGACGGACTCTTCCAGTCAAGAGATCATCGTCAAATTCAAACCGGGGATCTCCCAGGTCACCCAATCTCTCATACATACCGAAATGGCCACCCGGTTATTGTTTCATAACAATGCGCTCGGTTTTGACGTAGTCAAACTGAATGGTCAGTCGATTGAAAAGGTTCTTGATGCCTATCGTAACAATCCACTCGTCGAATATGCAGAGCCCAATATCGTGTTCCACGCGATGATGACCCCAAATGACACGTATTTCAGCGATCAATGGTCCCTTAAGAAGGTACAAGCCCCTACAGCATGGGATCTCAGTCAGAGCTCGGACAGCGTGAAAATCGCCGTCATCGATACGGGCGTGGACAGTACCCATCCGGATTTGTCCGGCAAAGTGATCAATGGGCACGATTATGTGGACAATGACGACGATCCGATGGATCTCAACGGACATGGCACGCACGTGGCCGGAGTGGCCGCCGCCGTTACCAACAATCAACAGGGAATTGCGGGCATGGCGCCCAAAGCGAAGATTTATGCCGTCCGTGTGTTGGATGAAAATGGGGAAGGAACGTTGGACAAAGTGGCCAGCGGTATTGTCGAAGCAGCCGATCACGGTGCCAAAGTCATCAATCTGAGCTTGGGTTCTTCCCAAAGCGCTCAAACCCTGAAGGACGCCATTGATTACGCTTGGAACAAAGGGGCGGTGGTGGTGGCTGCAGCAGGCAATGACGGAACCTCCGCTCCCACTTATCCAGCTTACTACAATCAAGTGCTCGCTGTAGCGGCGACAGATAGCAGCGATCACAAGGCTGATTTCTCCAACTATGGCAAATGGGTGGATGTAGCGGCACCGGGTGTAGATATCACTTCCACCTATGTCGGAGGCGGTTATAAATCCATGTCCGGTACCTCGATGGCCGCACCTCATGTTTCAGGATTGGCTGCACTTCTCGCGGCGAAGGGGAAAAACAACACGCAAATTCTCGGCACCATTCAAAGCACAACCGATAGCATTTCAGGCACCGGTTCTGATTGGGAATACGGTCGAATCAACGCGCTGAGTGCCCTGCAGAAGTGACGAACTGATGCAGGACAAGACAAAGGGAACGCAGACATGCGTTCCCTTTTTTCAAACCATCTATGATGGCTTCGTCCAAGACTGGGGGATTTCTTTTAACGTACGGTATTCGCGATGATCCAACCCTGGAAGGCCGGTTTTCCCACTCTATGTGTATAAAAGCGGGCCGAGATCACAAAGATTAACGTTGTGAGTGAGATAGCCGGTGAACGCTCCGCTCTATAGGGTCTGTTTGGTAAATCCGTGAGGGAGCTAATGCTTTCCAGGTGTGCGAAGACCTAAGCCCGGCCGAGTGAAGACCCGGAAAGCGCAGGAATGAAATTGCGAGCAACTTTTCCTTTAAGCGAAGCAATACTTTGCCCGCGTCCTGCGCTCCAGTCGGAGCGGCCATAACCTGCTTCCTTGCGGGAGCGAACCGGGCAAGCAATTGGAAAGTATTCACCAGACACGTTCTAATGCCCGACCGTCATTCAATCGATGGGTTCTTGCCATCGTCGTCCCCATACCGTGACAATATGCGGCGAATCCAGTCGGCTTTTCCCGACACATAAGCGGCTCGGTCCTCCCGATATCGTTGAGCCAAACGCCGTTTCAGCGCCGCATATTCGTCTGCCAGATCCGGGTTTAATCGAAGAAAATCACGGAAAAATAGGTGATGACGAAATCCTTCGCTGTCCTGTTCCATTATGTGAAGATGATGCGTACGCGGCATTCCCTTGCGGAAAAACAACCTCCCCTCCTCACGGTCATGAAACTGGAATACGTATCCGCACGAACGAAGTCGTTCTTCATATGCGGAGGGTGGCAGGAGAGTGGACACTCCGGCTAGAATATCAACGATAGGCTTGGCCGATAAACCAGGAACCGCCGTACTGCCGATATGATGAATGGACAAAACCAATGATCCCAGTGCTTCTGTTAAGATCTCCCTTTCCCGTTCGTACACGTTTGGCCACGCCGGATCATAAGGTACTACCACGATAGGGTCGGAATGAGGGGGCAAGAATTTCACCTCTTCACGGTCCAATTTCACTGATCTATAATAAATTCTCACAGAAGTTTCAAACTTGTACAAGGTCATGGTGGAAAATCGGCGAAGCCAAGGGTACAATAAGGGTACACGAACAAATGATCGCTTCCATTGACACCGGAAAGTTCAAGGGGGTGGGTAACCATGATGCTCAGCGAAGAGGAAAAGGAAACCGTCATTCAATTCGATGAAGCGGGCACCACGGCGACGGTGTACACTGCCAGCTGGAATGTAGCGCGTTCATTCAAGCGCGCAGGATACCAACCCGTCAAAAAAACCAAAGGAGCATGGTGGTTTGAAATCCCGGTCGGCGCCTTCACCATTCAAGGTAGCAAACAGACCACCACCATCGGTTAAGAAAAACCCTGGGACCACCCAGGGTTTTTGAGATGATTATTCTTCCGCCGCCAGGGCTTTTGCCGCAATGTCCCGTCGATAATGCGCACCGTCAAAGTCAATTTGGTTCACCGTTTCATATGCGGCCGCTTGTGCCGCTCTGACGTCTGCACCCAATGCAGTCACAGCCAGCACACGCCCTCCGGCGGTGACCAATTGATCGTCTTCCTTTTTGGTACCGGCATGAAACACGATACGATCCGGACGGGATTCGGGAAGCGAACGAATCAGAACGCCTTTGCGATAATCACCCGGATATCCTTCAGACGCCATCACGACGCAGACAGCCGCTTCTTCCTTCCACCGGATCTCGATATCGGCCAGTTTGCCACTAACAGTCGCCAGCATGATTTCAGCCAAATCACTGTCCAATCGGGGCAAAACCACCTGCGTTTCTGGGTCGCCAAATCGGGCATTGAACTCGATGACTTTCGGCCCCGCTTCCGTCACCATCAAACCTGCGTACAACACCCCGCGGAACAGCCGCCCTTCCCGTACCATCGCTTGGGCGACAGGTTGCAGGATCTCGGCCACCGCACGATCCACCACCACAGATGGTATCTGCGGAACAGGTGAATACGCACCCATCCCGCCCGTATTGGGACCTTGATCGCCGTCAAATACGGGTTTGTGGTCTTGGGAAATGACCATCGGCCGCACTGTTTCCCCATCGACAAATGCCATCAGGGACATTTCCTGACCAGAGAGGAACTCTTCGATCACCACGCGATTGCCTGCTTCACCGAATACTTTTTCGTTCATAACCCGTTCGATGGCCACTTCCGCCTCTTCCACTGTCCGTGCCACGGTGACGCCCTTGCCTGCCGCAAGACCGTCGGCTTTCACCACAATCGGCGCTCCTTGTTCCCGTACATACTGTTTCGCTTCCTCCGCAGTAGTAAACGTACGGTAATTCCCGGTGGGAATGCCATAGCGCGCCATCAAATCCTTGGCAAACGACTTGCTCCCTTCGATTTCAGCCGCTTTTCGATTGGGTCCGAACACGGCCAATCCTTCCGCTTCGAAAGCATCGGTTACGCCAGCCAACAAAGCCGCTTCAGGACCGACCACGGTCAGATCAATCTCTTGATCCTTCGCAAACGCCAGCAACCGTTCCACATCCGTCACACCGATCGAAACGCACTCGGCCAGCTCGGCGATCCCGCCGTTGCCGGGCGCGCAGAACACTTTCTTTACTAACGGACTTTGTGCCAATTTCCACACCAATGCGTGCTCCCGGCCTCCACTGCCAATCACCAGTACGCGCAAAACCATTTCCTCCTTTTTTCCTAACAGCTTGTCCACCTCGTCGCGAAGAGCCGTCTCCCGTCACGGCTCCATTGACGCATCTATCGCTTCGGGCTCACCATTCACGACAATGTCCTGCAACCACCCGGTGGGGAGACGGCTATCGTTCCACATCGCGTTACGAAACATGGCCGTCTTTTCCATTGGAACGGTGAGAAGACGCAACTCACCCTATGTGGGCCAAATCCAGCTCAGACCAAACAGCCAGACCGATACCAATAAAAACGTGAGCGTCCAATCATGCCTGGACATCCGCCCGACCTGTCCCGCAGATATATACGACATGCGAAGCGACAACACACCGCTGGTGATGACGGCGAGGACGAAAAAGAGTCCACCCATCACTCGCATGCCGCCCTGCCAACCGTGCTGACCATAGATCAGTGGCAGGATCAATCCGAGTAGCAGCAATGAAAACAGGGTCAGAACGAAAGACCAACGGAGACTGCGCACGGGAATCCCTCCTTCTTCGCTCGATTCCATCATACGCAGCTGCTTCTCCGTTGGTCGCTATTGCGTCTCCTTCAAAAAGCACACGACTAGGTCAAGTCTGATCCATATCGCGTGCAACACTTCCCTGCTTCCGCTCAATCGGGCTTAGATCGGCGCTCGCCTCGGAAAATCTTGCCCTCTGATGGAATTACCAGACACGCTTTAGTGTTTGAAATGGCGCACGTCGGTAAACACCATCGCGATACCGTGACGGTTGGCCGCCTGGATCGATTCTTCGTCACGGATGGACCCGCCGGGTTGGATAATGGCCGTAATCCCTGCGCGGGCAGCTGCTTCCACCGTGTCACTCATCGGGAAGAAGGCATCGGAAGCGAGTACTGCTCCTTTGGCCAGTTCTCCCGCTTGACGAATGGCGATTTCCGCTGCGCCTACGCGGTTCATCTGACCGGCTCCCACCCCGATCGTCCGGTTGTCGCGTGCCAATACGATCGCATTGGACTTGACGTGCTTCACCACTTTCCAGGCGAACAACAGTTGCTCCCACTCGTCTTCGGTCGGAATCCGTTCGGTGACCACCCGGCAATCTTCCCGGGTGATCCGTTTTTGATCTGTCTCCTGCACCAAAAAACCGTCCCCGGCAGTGATCTGTTTCCACGAAGGTTTCCCCGTTGTCGGAGCTTCCGGCATCTCCAGCAGTCGGAGGTTTTTCTTTTCGCGCAAAATGGCCAAGGCCGGTTCATCAAATCCGGGCGCCAGGATGATTTCCAGGAAAATTTCCCGCAGCTTCCGGGCCGTCGCTTCGTCCACGGTGCGGTTGAACGCAATAATGCCGCCGAAGATAGAAACCGGATCAGCGTCATGCGCTTTTTGGAAAGCTTCCGCCACCGTAGAGCCGATTCCGACACCACACGGGTTGGTGTGCTTCACAGCAACCGCTGCCGGTTGATCAAACTCGGACACAATCTCCCAAGCCGCTTGTGCGTCTTGAATATTGTTGTAGGACAACGCTTTGCCATGAAGCTGCTTCGCAGAAGCGATCCCGAGTGTTGACGGGAGCGGCTGACGGTAAAAGGCCGCCCGCTGATGGGGGTTTTCACCGTAACGCAGATCCTGCGCTTTTTCAAACGTCACGGTCCAGCGCTCCGGGAACGTTTCTCCCGTCTGCTCGGTGAGGTATCCTGCAATCAAAGCATCATACGCCGCTGTGTGGCGGAACGCCTTTGCTGCCAACCGCAGGCGGGTCTGCGCGTCCACTTCTCCGTCTTTCTCAATCTGATCCAGTACGTCGCCGTAGTCGGCCGGATCGACCAGTACAGTGACGAAACGGTGATTTTTGGCGGCTGCGCGCACCATGGACGGTCCGCCGATATCGATGTTTTCCACGGCCGTTTCAAAATCCGTATCGGGTCGGGAAATAGTTTGTTGGAACG from Polycladomyces subterraneus harbors:
- a CDS encoding S8 family peptidase, producing the protein MSFALITILLTVSFVFAGTPGVHALSLSSAPTDAQTDSSSQEIIVKFKPGISQVTQSLIHTEMATRLLFHNNALGFDVVKLNGQSIEKVLDAYRNNPLVEYAEPNIVFHAMMTPNDTYFSDQWSLKKVQAPTAWDLSQSSDSVKIAVIDTGVDSTHPDLSGKVINGHDYVDNDDDPMDLNGHGTHVAGVAAAVTNNQQGIAGMAPKAKIYAVRVLDENGEGTLDKVASGIVEAADHGAKVINLSLGSSQSAQTLKDAIDYAWNKGAVVVAAAGNDGTSAPTYPAYYNQVLAVAATDSSDHKADFSNYGKWVDVAAPGVDITSTYVGGGYKSMSGTSMAAPHVSGLAALLAAKGKNNTQILGTIQSTTDSISGTGSDWEYGRINALSALQK
- a CDS encoding GrpB family protein, which translates into the protein MPPHSDPIVVVPYDPAWPNVYEREREILTEALGSLVLSIHHIGSTAVPGLSAKPIVDILAGVSTLLPPSAYEERLRSCGYVFQFHDREEGRLFFRKGMPRTHHLHIMEQDSEGFRHHLFFRDFLRLNPDLADEYAALKRRLAQRYREDRAAYVSGKADWIRRILSRYGDDDGKNPSIE
- the purH gene encoding bifunctional phosphoribosylaminoimidazolecarboxamide formyltransferase/IMP cyclohydrolase, producing MSIRRALISVSDKTGVVELARRLADRGVEIVSTGGTKRALEEAGVSVTGVSDVTGFPEILDGRVKTLHPLIHAGLLAIRDNETHLKQLEEHRVTPFDLVVVNLYPFQQTISRPDTDFETAVENIDIGGPSMVRAAAKNHRFVTVLVDPADYGDVLDQIEKDGEVDAQTRLRLAAKAFRHTAAYDALIAGYLTEQTGETFPERWTVTFEKAQDLRYGENPHQRAAFYRQPLPSTLGIASAKQLHGKALSYNNIQDAQAAWEIVSEFDQPAAVAVKHTNPCGVGIGSTVAEAFQKAHDADPVSIFGGIIAFNRTVDEATARKLREIFLEIILAPGFDEPALAILREKKNLRLLEMPEAPTTGKPSWKQITAGDGFLVQETDQKRITREDCRVVTERIPTEDEWEQLLFAWKVVKHVKSNAIVLARDNRTIGVGAGQMNRVGAAEIAIRQAGELAKGAVLASDAFFPMSDTVEAAARAGITAIIQPGGSIRDEESIQAANRHGIAMVFTDVRHFKH
- a CDS encoding spore germination protein; the protein is MRVRPWTRKKKRRSEKGQTNHEALRHDGSILSTDLEENLDFFRSIYADSFDVTIRSFLIGGKRNAALIYIVGLSNVEEIHEHILEPLMQEHEAGSDSLFTSLKNKLIPVVDMGEGHTRDECVEHLSTGEPVLLIDGEARALFFGLQKWDKRAVEEPTAETIIRGPREGFTETLTVNSSLIRRRIRNPGLKMKAISIGRQTRTKVVVAYIQENVDSTLVEEVFNRLQRIDIDGVLESGYLEEFIEDNPYSPFPQVINTERVDIVAANLLEGRVAILMEGTPFAIVVPATLATLMQSPEDYYQRFIIGTAIRWLRYLFVGLSLLLPSLYVAVISYHQELIPTSLLVTIASSRDRVPFPALVEALLMEIMFEILREAGIRLPKQVGAAVSIVGALVIGQAAVSAGLVSSPMVMVVAITGIASFATPRYTTGIAFRLLRFPIMVLAGSMGLVGIILGLIFIVVHLCTLRSFGVPYLAPLATTQVAEFKDVIIRAPWWKMDRRPHFTGKHNANRMGPNLKPDPSKGGEK
- the purD gene encoding phosphoribosylamine--glycine ligase; translation: MRVLVIGSGGREHALVWKLAQSPLVKKVFCAPGNGGIAELAECVSIGVTDVERLLAFAKDQEIDLTVVGPEAALLAGVTDAFEAEGLAVFGPNRKAAEIEGSKSFAKDLMARYGIPTGNYRTFTTAEEAKQYVREQGAPIVVKADGLAAGKGVTVARTVEEAEVAIERVMNEKVFGEAGNRVVIEEFLSGQEMSLMAFVDGETVRPMVISQDHKPVFDGDQGPNTGGMGAYSPVPQIPSVVVDRAVAEILQPVAQAMVREGRLFRGVLYAGLMVTEAGPKVIEFNARFGDPETQVVLPRLDSDLAEIMLATVSGKLADIEIRWKEEAAVCVVMASEGYPGDYRKGVLIRSLPESRPDRIVFHAGTKKEDDQLVTAGGRVLAVTALGADVRAAQAAAYETVNQIDFDGAHYRRDIAAKALAAEE